One window of Staphylococcus chromogenes genomic DNA carries:
- the aroA gene encoding 3-phosphoshikimate 1-carboxyvinyltransferase, giving the protein METISSNGPLKGKITIPGDKSMTHRAIMLASLAQGKSIITGPLLGEDCMRTANIFQTLGVQMTFSENQIEINSPGYEHFTTPHQVLYTGNSGTTTRLMAGLLGGLGIESVLAGDASIGKRPMKRIIDPLQKMGVQIRGIENNYTPLTISRGNVRGIHYKMPVASAQVKSALLFAGLFAPDSTTIEEIDISRNHTETMFQHFGIPIGTSNQTITLPGKSIQHLSPNNFDVPGDISSAAFFIVAALITPGSDIYIHHVGMNETRDGIIEIVKKMGGHLEILNLTDTPEPTATLHVRYTEHLKPIEISGQLIPRCIDELPVIALLCTQATGSSIIKDAEELKVKETNRIDTTVNELNRLGFQLEPTADGMIIHPSQLTTPQVVDSHTDHRIGMMLAIASLLTKEDIQIQRFDSVNVSFPGFLPILKQLENEG; this is encoded by the coding sequence CCATCATGTTGGCCTCACTTGCTCAAGGAAAGTCTATCATTACAGGTCCTCTTTTAGGAGAGGATTGTATGAGAACAGCCAACATTTTTCAAACTTTAGGCGTTCAAATGACATTTTCAGAAAATCAAATTGAAATCAACTCACCAGGATACGAACATTTCACAACTCCACATCAAGTCCTTTATACGGGTAATTCAGGTACCACAACTCGGCTTATGGCTGGTTTATTAGGAGGACTTGGGATTGAAAGTGTTTTAGCTGGAGATGCGTCAATAGGTAAAAGGCCCATGAAGCGCATTATTGATCCGCTTCAAAAAATGGGTGTACAGATACGAGGTATAGAGAATAACTATACGCCCCTCACTATAAGTAGAGGAAATGTTAGAGGAATACACTATAAAATGCCTGTTGCTAGCGCTCAAGTAAAAAGTGCTTTATTATTTGCGGGTTTATTTGCACCTGATTCAACCACAATTGAAGAGATTGATATTTCTAGGAATCATACAGAAACAATGTTTCAACATTTTGGCATTCCTATTGGAACTTCTAACCAAACAATAACTTTACCAGGAAAAAGTATCCAACACTTGTCACCTAATAATTTTGATGTTCCTGGTGATATTTCTTCTGCTGCCTTCTTTATTGTTGCAGCACTTATTACACCTGGCAGTGATATTTATATTCATCACGTTGGAATGAATGAAACGAGAGATGGCATTATAGAAATCGTTAAAAAAATGGGCGGACATTTAGAAATTCTGAATTTAACCGATACCCCTGAACCTACTGCAACATTACATGTAAGATATACTGAACATTTAAAGCCGATTGAAATAAGTGGTCAACTCATTCCACGTTGTATTGATGAACTTCCTGTCATTGCTTTACTCTGTACACAAGCAACAGGTTCAAGTATCATTAAAGATGCTGAAGAATTAAAGGTAAAAGAAACAAACCGCATTGATACTACAGTTAATGAATTGAATCGTCTTGGGTTTCAACTTGAACCTACAGCGGATGGGATGATTATTCATCCTTCTCAACTTACCACCCCCCAAGTTGTAGATAGCCATACAGATCATCGTATAGGCATGATGTTGGCGATTGCCTCGTTATTAACGAAGGAAGACATTCAAATTCAACGTTTTGATAGCGTAAATGTTTCTTTCCCAGGATTCTTACCAATCTTAAAACAATTAGAGAATGAGGGATAA
- a CDS encoding tetratricopeptide repeat protein, translating into MQDIYKLIDDINLQKLDDLDSRVQEALQSDDDEGLFALGETLYQYGLTPQGLEVFRTLYHKYPNEGEVLIYFIEGLVTENHIDEALEYLNEVPETPEKLMLEADLYQQINMLEVAIDKLEAALEIQPNDPIIHFALAELLYFDGQYLRASREYDTVLESGEYEVNGINLFSRLADSSLQSGNYQDALKWYDEINEQELVPEDYLKKAVAYEKNDRTQEAIKITKTLLNKDPDFIQAYYYLQQLYENEKMFADAIEIGDEGLRLNQYYKELMFSTGALKIEHGDQNEAVSLLKQALEVDPSYQEPLLMLADLYRHEEDYEALIELVQFVNEEDMDPVFIWQLAYALGQEERDKEAQHFYDIAYTSLKDNVDFLKDYYEYLIEISQIAHAKTILDLLIQKEPNQEKWQDEYDRLN; encoded by the coding sequence ATGCAAGATATCTATAAACTTATAGATGATATCAACTTACAAAAATTAGATGACCTCGATTCACGAGTTCAAGAAGCACTACAATCTGATGATGACGAAGGGTTGTTTGCGCTTGGCGAAACTTTATACCAATATGGTTTAACACCTCAAGGGCTTGAGGTGTTTCGCACGTTATACCACAAGTATCCAAATGAAGGCGAAGTTCTCATTTACTTTATAGAAGGGCTTGTGACTGAAAACCATATTGATGAAGCTTTAGAATATTTAAATGAAGTGCCAGAAACCCCAGAAAAATTGATGCTTGAAGCAGATTTATATCAACAAATTAACATGCTTGAAGTGGCAATCGATAAATTAGAAGCAGCTCTTGAAATTCAACCTAATGACCCCATCATTCATTTTGCGCTTGCTGAATTGTTATATTTTGATGGTCAATACTTACGTGCTTCTCGTGAATACGATACTGTGTTAGAGAGCGGAGAGTATGAAGTCAATGGTATTAATCTATTTTCACGTCTTGCCGATAGTAGCCTTCAAAGTGGAAATTATCAAGATGCTTTAAAATGGTATGATGAAATAAACGAGCAGGAATTGGTTCCTGAAGATTATTTAAAAAAGGCTGTTGCTTACGAAAAAAATGATCGTACACAAGAAGCCATAAAAATAACAAAAACACTCTTAAATAAGGATCCTGACTTTATACAAGCCTACTACTATTTGCAACAGCTTTACGAAAATGAAAAAATGTTCGCAGACGCAATAGAAATTGGTGATGAAGGTTTACGTTTAAATCAATATTATAAAGAATTAATGTTCAGTACCGGGGCGCTTAAAATTGAACACGGAGACCAAAATGAAGCTGTTTCATTGTTAAAACAAGCGCTCGAAGTCGACCCAAGCTATCAAGAACCTTTACTCATGTTAGCAGATTTATATCGTCATGAAGAAGACTATGAAGCCCTAATTGAGTTGGTACAATTTGTGAATGAGGAAGATATGGATCCCGTATTCATTTGGCAACTGGCATATGCCTTAGGACAAGAAGAGCGTGATAAAGAAGCACAGCATTTTTATGATATTGCCTATACATCTCTAAAAGACAATGTAGACTTCTTAAAAGATTATTATGAATATCTCATTGAAATTAGCCAAATAGCGCATGCTAAAACAATTTTGGACCTCTTGATTCAAAAAGAACCCAATCAAGAGAAATGGCAAGATGAATACGATAGATTAAACTAA
- a CDS encoding YpiB family protein codes for MFEVPINKDKQHFMDYLLFQYQFKSRITVWILNYLKANDSHVKFVKFVDEINPQHTTLEISVENSQQDAIRLTFNQNIYINTNKIFTLIVEDIDQLDIKIHFSHPDYRDTRLDFIILHQLFSHHVDESYIYDLKRIHLNSTTYQHLMHLLESQIDLSLRVKNPDAFKWYTHLLSVLKLRRYKFYEE; via the coding sequence ATGTTTGAGGTACCTATAAATAAAGATAAACAACATTTTATGGACTATCTGTTATTTCAATATCAATTTAAATCACGTATTACTGTTTGGATTTTAAACTACCTCAAAGCAAATGACTCCCATGTCAAATTCGTAAAATTTGTTGATGAAATTAATCCACAACATACGACACTTGAAATATCAGTAGAAAATAGTCAACAAGATGCAATACGTCTCACTTTTAATCAAAATATATACATTAATACGAATAAAATTTTTACATTAATTGTTGAAGACATTGATCAACTTGACATCAAAATCCATTTTTCACATCCCGATTATCGTGATACGCGACTTGATTTTATCATTTTGCATCAATTATTCAGTCATCACGTGGATGAATCTTATATTTATGACTTAAAACGCATCCATTTAAACTCAACCACATACCAACATTTAATGCATTTATTGGAATCTCAAATCGATTTAAGTCTACGTGTTAAAAATCCTGATGCATTTAAATGGTACACGCATTTGCTTAGCGTTCTAAAATTGCGCCGTTATAAATTCTATGAGGAGTGA
- a CDS encoding DUF1405 domain-containing protein, producing MNWSTIHQTIIYNRFILWLLLLCNLLGTIYGYIWYLPQLMRSEWYFWIFIPDSPTASLFLTISIFLMLFNKRNAIIDTLAFVTLIKYGVWAVIMNIFMFIHDDTVYITGIMLIFSHAVMSIQAILFLPRLTVTTLSLTITLIWIFHNDVIDYVFHQYPVYGSLIHYESIIGYIAFWLSAIPFIVILYIFRIREDKKFDHY from the coding sequence ATGAATTGGTCAACAATACATCAAACTATCATATACAACCGATTTATTTTATGGCTTTTGCTCCTATGTAACTTACTTGGAACAATTTATGGATATATTTGGTATTTACCACAGTTAATGAGATCTGAATGGTATTTTTGGATTTTTATTCCAGACAGCCCAACCGCTTCATTATTTTTGACTATTAGCATCTTTTTAATGCTGTTTAACAAAAGAAATGCGATTATCGATACACTTGCTTTTGTTACTTTGATCAAATACGGGGTTTGGGCTGTAATTATGAATATATTTATGTTTATTCATGACGACACAGTTTATATTACGGGAATCATGCTGATTTTTTCACATGCCGTTATGTCTATACAAGCTATTTTATTTTTACCTCGTTTGACCGTTACAACACTCAGTCTAACAATCACTTTAATATGGATTTTTCATAATGATGTGATTGATTATGTGTTTCACCAATATCCTGTATACGGGTCGCTCATTCATTATGAATCCATAATTGGCTATATTGCTTTTTGGCTTAGCGCGATTCCTTTTATTGTTATTTTATATATCTTTCGGATACGAGAGGATAAAAAGTTTGACCATTATTAA
- a CDS encoding zinc metallopeptidase — translation MSFMSLIIYFVILMILPMYAQHKVKSNYEKYSQVRSTSGKTGREVALEILHANGIYDVDVKEGEGFLTDHYDPSKKVVVLSPSNYNRPSVAGTAIAAHEVGHAIQHYEGYFFLRFRSALVPVANLGSSLSYLLITAGFILTMLHIAFGSTLLWIGIFFMAFAVLFSIVTLPVEFDASKRAMRQIQHLNIVDEKEYKHAGRVLRAAAMTYVAATAVAVAELVRLILIARSEE, via the coding sequence ATGTCTTTTATGTCTTTAATCATTTATTTTGTAATACTTATGATCCTCCCAATGTATGCGCAACACAAAGTAAAATCTAACTATGAAAAATACTCTCAAGTTAGATCAACGAGTGGCAAGACGGGACGAGAAGTTGCTTTAGAAATTTTACATGCAAATGGCATTTACGACGTTGATGTAAAAGAAGGGGAAGGCTTTTTAACAGATCATTACGATCCTAGTAAAAAGGTCGTTGTATTATCACCTTCAAATTATAATCGTCCTAGTGTAGCAGGTACAGCGATTGCTGCTCACGAAGTCGGACATGCGATTCAGCATTACGAAGGTTATTTCTTCTTACGTTTCCGTTCTGCATTAGTTCCTGTAGCGAATTTAGGTAGCTCTTTATCCTACTTATTAATCACAGCAGGCTTTATTCTTACAATGTTGCATATCGCATTTGGTTCAACTTTATTATGGATTGGTATTTTCTTTATGGCATTTGCAGTGCTATTCTCAATTGTCACATTGCCAGTCGAATTTGATGCAAGTAAGCGTGCCATGAGACAAATCCAACATTTGAATATTGTTGATGAAAAAGAATATAAACATGCAGGACGCGTACTACGTGCTGCAGCAATGACGTACGTTGCAGCTACTGCCGTTGCGGTTGCTGAATTAGTACGATTAATTCTCATTGCACGTTCTGAAGAATAG
- a CDS encoding nucleotide pyrophosphohydrolase, whose product MEKSMQMMQQEVDNYISQFKAGYFSPLANLARLTEEVGELAREINHYHGEKQKKSTEEPNTIEAELGDNLFVLLCLANSLNIDMTESFNQTMEKFNHRDQHRFERK is encoded by the coding sequence ATGGAAAAATCTATGCAAATGATGCAACAAGAAGTAGATAACTATATTTCACAATTTAAAGCCGGCTATTTCTCACCTCTTGCAAATTTAGCACGTCTTACAGAAGAGGTAGGAGAACTTGCTAGAGAAATCAACCATTATCACGGTGAAAAACAAAAAAAATCTACAGAAGAACCTAACACAATTGAAGCTGAACTTGGTGACAATTTATTTGTCTTACTTTGTTTAGCCAATTCATTAAATATAGATATGACCGAAAGTTTTAATCAAACGATGGAAAAATTTAATCACCGAGATCAACATCGCTTTGAACGTAAATAA
- the bshA gene encoding N-acetyl-alpha-D-glucosaminyl L-malate synthase BshA gives MKIGITCYPSVGGSGIIATELGILMAERGHEVHFITSNMPFRLKKPVPNITFHQVDINQYAVFQYPPYDISLSTKIANVINEYDLDVLHMHYAIPHAICGILARQMSGKNIKIMTTLHGTDITVLGYDHALQNAIKFGIEKSDIVTSVSQSLKEETYEIIQPEKEIIPIYNFVKEKDFPQGRQPKLRTSYGIAEDEKVVIHVSNFRRVKRIDTVIDTFHLIRQKMKAKLLLIGDGPELLDMRQRVKSLQLSEDVLFLGKQDCMSNFYQISDLLLLMSEKESFGLTLLEAMHTGVLPIGTRAGGIQEVIKHEETGFLVDIGDAETAAQYAVSILQNPTKYQQMQTKMLLDIQERFNSKKIADQYEYYYQQMLGDSKVHV, from the coding sequence GTGAAAATAGGAATCACATGTTATCCCTCAGTAGGTGGTTCAGGAATTATTGCCACAGAATTAGGGATACTTATGGCTGAGCGTGGACATGAAGTACATTTTATTACTTCAAATATGCCATTTCGTTTAAAAAAGCCTGTTCCAAATATCACATTTCATCAAGTCGATATTAATCAGTATGCCGTGTTTCAATATCCGCCATACGATATTTCTTTAAGTACAAAAATTGCAAATGTAATTAATGAATACGACTTAGATGTATTACATATGCATTATGCAATTCCACATGCAATTTGTGGTATTCTGGCACGTCAAATGTCTGGAAAAAATATAAAAATTATGACCACGCTACATGGAACAGATATTACGGTATTAGGTTATGACCACGCGTTACAAAATGCAATAAAATTTGGCATTGAAAAAAGTGATATCGTCACAAGTGTAAGTCAGTCACTTAAAGAGGAAACTTACGAAATTATACAACCTGAAAAGGAAATCATTCCTATCTATAATTTTGTAAAGGAAAAAGATTTTCCTCAAGGACGTCAGCCAAAATTACGTACGAGTTATGGCATTGCAGAGGATGAAAAAGTGGTTATTCATGTTTCTAATTTTAGAAGAGTAAAACGTATTGATACAGTGATTGACACCTTTCATCTTATACGTCAAAAGATGAAAGCAAAGTTATTACTTATAGGGGATGGGCCTGAGTTGTTAGACATGCGACAACGTGTAAAGTCTCTTCAATTAAGTGAGGATGTCTTATTTCTAGGTAAGCAAGATTGCATGAGTAACTTTTATCAAATTTCAGATTTACTTTTGCTCATGAGCGAGAAAGAAAGTTTTGGACTTACATTGCTAGAAGCGATGCACACAGGCGTTCTACCTATTGGCACTCGGGCAGGAGGAATCCAAGAAGTCATTAAACATGAAGAAACTGGATTTCTTGTAGATATTGGAGATGCTGAGACTGCTGCCCAATATGCGGTATCTATACTTCAAAATCCAACAAAATACCAACAAATGCAGACAAAAATGTTACTAGACATCCAAGAAAGATTTAATTCTAAAAAGATTGCAGATCAATATGAATATTACTATCAACAAATGTTAGGAGACTCAAAGGTTCATGTCTAA
- a CDS encoding CCA tRNA nucleotidyltransferase, with the protein MSKAAFNAAIPLMKHIQQHGFEAYFVGGAVRDFYLNRTINDVDIATSATPDEIETIFEHTIPVGKAHGTINVVWKKNNYEVTTFRTEGRYEDHRRPTDVQFVRSLYEDVARRDFTINAMAMDTNFKLYDYFDGCNDLNHHCIRTVGNPQARFTEDALRIIRGLRFQSQLNFDIEEKTYVAMSACVEDIHYLSIERIMTELEKLLLGRGIEKAFKAMVDLKIMAHIPYLKMFNWQHIHLNIALSLSQFLAFLHLFEGQKEGIKRLKLSNQTLKEAEHLASAILRLQQIQSKEELQIWVYDYGENIASEIFYLKPLLEAHEIQIANPLIFNPKIIQEIYQQLSIHNRKEVNMNGKVLMEVLDQPSGPWIKHALREIECAIVLKKVKNSRTDIVEWVKQNVKV; encoded by the coding sequence ATGTCTAAAGCAGCTTTTAATGCGGCCATCCCATTGATGAAACATATTCAACAACATGGTTTTGAAGCCTATTTTGTAGGTGGAGCCGTACGTGATTTTTATCTCAATCGTACGATAAATGATGTCGATATCGCTACCAGTGCGACACCTGATGAAATAGAGACTATATTTGAACATACTATTCCGGTAGGTAAAGCCCACGGAACTATTAATGTCGTATGGAAAAAAAACAATTATGAAGTTACTACTTTTCGAACGGAAGGTCGTTATGAAGATCATCGGCGTCCAACCGACGTTCAATTTGTACGCTCATTATATGAAGATGTCGCACGTCGAGATTTTACTATTAATGCTATGGCAATGGATACAAACTTTAAATTGTATGATTATTTTGATGGCTGTAATGATTTAAACCATCACTGTATACGTACAGTAGGCAATCCACAAGCACGTTTCACTGAAGATGCCTTACGTATTATAAGAGGTCTTCGTTTTCAATCTCAGTTGAATTTTGATATAGAAGAAAAAACCTACGTAGCAATGTCTGCATGTGTAGAAGATATTCATTATTTATCAATCGAACGAATTATGACTGAGCTCGAAAAGTTATTATTGGGACGGGGCATTGAGAAAGCATTTAAAGCAATGGTTGATTTAAAAATCATGGCCCACATTCCTTATTTAAAAATGTTTAATTGGCAGCATATACATTTAAATATAGCGCTCTCTTTATCGCAATTTTTAGCCTTTTTACATTTATTTGAAGGCCAAAAAGAGGGTATTAAACGTTTAAAATTGAGTAATCAAACTTTAAAAGAAGCTGAACACTTGGCAAGTGCAATCCTGCGTCTCCAACAAATTCAGTCTAAAGAAGAATTACAAATATGGGTTTACGATTACGGTGAAAATATAGCTTCGGAAATCTTTTATTTAAAACCACTATTAGAGGCGCATGAGATTCAAATCGCGAATCCTTTAATATTCAATCCAAAAATCATTCAAGAGATTTATCAACAGCTATCCATTCATAATAGAAAAGAAGTAAATATGAATGGTAAAGTTTTAATGGAGGTCCTCGATCAACCTAGTGGTCCTTGGATTAAACATGCATTAAGAGAAATTGAATGTGCCATCGTGTTGAAAAAAGTAAAAAATAGTCGAACAGATATTGTGGAATGGGTGAAGCAAAATGTCAAAGTATAG
- a CDS encoding biotin--[acetyl-CoA-carboxylase] ligase, with translation MSKYRDQILKLIADARPNYISGQAIAEQLHISRMTVKKVIDQLKSESISIDSVHNKGHRLNEFPQQWHASIIHSMIEYPTLFESVYTYDSVGSTQLEAKHLLVDHDEAMLIISDEQTEGRGRFKRPWQSSKGKGLWMSLVLRPDISYAMLTTFNLFISLAIRDAIQEYVEQDVKIKWPNDIYIGEKKICGFLTEMVANADRIEAVICGIGININQDETDWNPEVRKIATSISLQNSQSINRYAFLKTLMSHIQQRYSQFLSKPFTSIKQEYIAASNIWNRRLRFTEGTRQFYGKVIEIDDLGFLHVVDESGTIHRLMSADIDL, from the coding sequence ATGTCAAAGTATAGAGATCAAATTTTAAAATTAATTGCAGATGCGCGTCCGAACTATATTTCCGGACAAGCAATTGCAGAACAACTACATATTTCACGGATGACTGTAAAAAAAGTGATAGATCAATTGAAATCCGAGTCTATCTCAATAGATTCAGTTCATAATAAAGGTCATCGTTTAAATGAGTTTCCTCAACAATGGCATGCAAGTATTATTCACTCAATGATAGAATATCCTACGCTTTTTGAATCCGTCTATACATATGACAGTGTGGGATCCACGCAATTAGAAGCAAAGCATCTACTGGTTGATCATGATGAAGCGATGCTTATTATCAGTGATGAACAAACTGAGGGAAGAGGGCGTTTTAAAAGACCTTGGCAATCTTCAAAAGGTAAAGGGTTGTGGATGTCCCTTGTCCTACGTCCTGATATCTCTTATGCAATGCTCACGACATTTAATTTATTTATTTCACTGGCCATCCGTGATGCTATTCAAGAGTATGTTGAGCAAGATGTAAAAATCAAATGGCCTAATGACATTTACATCGGTGAGAAAAAAATTTGTGGGTTTTTAACTGAAATGGTTGCTAACGCAGATCGTATAGAAGCCGTCATTTGTGGGATTGGAATTAATATCAATCAAGACGAGACCGATTGGAATCCAGAGGTGAGAAAAATCGCGACTAGCATTTCACTTCAAAACAGCCAATCAATAAATCGATACGCTTTTTTAAAGACTTTAATGTCTCATATACAACAACGATATAGCCAATTTTTATCAAAACCATTTACATCTATTAAACAAGAATATATTGCCGCTTCAAACATTTGGAACCGTAGATTACGGTTTACTGAAGGAACACGTCAGTTTTATGGAAAAGTCATCGAAATTGATGATTTGGGATTTTTGCATGTGGTCGATGAATCAGGTACGATTCATCGTTTAATGAGTGCGGATATAGATTTATAG
- a CDS encoding helicase C-terminal domain-containing protein: MSRYAVVDLETTGNQVDYDEIIQIGISFVENNQIVDQYHSMVKTDLEIPTFIQALTSIEKDMLAQAPYFNSIAQEIYNKLQNCIFVAHNVNFDLNFLQHAFKRCHIHYAPAQTIDTLELFKIAFPMEKSYQLGELADALGISLGQAHRADEDARATALLMIKAFKRFEKLPIETIKQLYFLSKHLKYQLDYYFFELVRTAPKQTEQNLYTQFCHIYYKPIPDLKETHFHFEGNIKDLYQTIVNHAGYQYRETQLYMAETIFNQIMHNEKTLIEADTGSGKSLAYLIAALMFHIETGEHVMISTNTKLLQNQLLTHDIPVINRALDTQIHARMIKSKQDYISLGLVRQIIDEKTSNYEVNLLKMQLLIWLLHTETGDIQELNLRGAQKMYFHQKVETYVPYKNDVHYYHYIKQNARRIQIGVTNHAHLMYSSPDDTIYQLFNHCIIDEAHRLPDYAFEKSIKEVDYADIKYQLGLIGKSEKEKLLRQLYFLENTRKAQKLDIPPIDIFSIKQDVDQIHADNEYLFDVLFEQSHQSKIYEDESTKTFYVYEIESQHIKQPLNRLIHQINQTLENFNNMKHITVKTIRKHLLYVRDLMKRFESALNQDEPFYISLKNTHQKSTLKIHIKENKIKTTLTEKVLKKFDSVTFVSGTLTFNGSFDTYKKWFNDENFKSFIMKSSNSQYSKGHLFIPTDIERYDYQSHDDYVQSIVSYIIDYANVVQGKCLVLFTSYKMLNEVMAYLQDLESLEDYVILSQQPSQNVKIVQQFNHFDKAILLGTSMFFEGFDYQATGIKCVMITKLPFMSQYHAKPVLLKDEFDNIFKDYILPEAVSRFKQGLGRLLRNENDEGIVVSFDNRLIHQHYRHFFNDAIEPFQRYEGNIKQFDALLNKLNSKKD, translated from the coding sequence ATGTCTCGATATGCCGTTGTTGACCTTGAAACAACGGGGAATCAGGTTGACTACGATGAAATTATTCAAATTGGCATTTCATTTGTCGAAAACAATCAAATTGTAGATCAATATCATTCAATGGTTAAAACTGATTTAGAAATCCCTACTTTTATACAAGCATTGACTTCTATTGAAAAAGATATGTTGGCTCAAGCCCCTTATTTCAACTCAATCGCTCAAGAAATTTATAACAAATTGCAAAATTGTATTTTCGTCGCACATAACGTGAATTTTGATTTAAATTTTCTTCAACACGCATTTAAACGTTGTCATATTCACTATGCGCCAGCACAAACGATTGACACACTTGAATTATTTAAAATTGCCTTTCCTATGGAGAAAAGTTATCAATTAGGTGAGTTGGCAGACGCTTTGGGAATTTCACTTGGACAAGCACATCGAGCAGATGAAGATGCACGTGCAACAGCTTTACTCATGATCAAAGCCTTTAAACGTTTTGAAAAACTACCTATTGAAACTATTAAACAACTCTATTTTTTGAGCAAGCATCTAAAATATCAATTAGATTATTATTTCTTTGAATTAGTCCGTACTGCTCCAAAACAGACCGAACAAAATTTATATACTCAATTCTGTCATATTTACTATAAACCTATTCCTGATTTAAAGGAGACACATTTTCATTTTGAAGGAAATATTAAAGACCTCTATCAAACCATTGTAAATCATGCAGGGTACCAATATCGAGAAACTCAACTTTATATGGCTGAAACCATTTTTAATCAAATAATGCATAATGAGAAAACTTTAATTGAGGCAGATACTGGAAGTGGTAAATCACTTGCCTATCTCATCGCTGCATTGATGTTTCATATTGAAACAGGAGAACATGTTATGATTTCCACGAATACGAAACTACTTCAAAATCAGTTACTGACTCATGACATTCCTGTCATCAATCGTGCTTTAGATACACAGATTCATGCGCGCATGATTAAAAGCAAACAAGATTATATTTCGTTAGGTCTTGTACGACAAATCATCGATGAAAAAACATCTAACTATGAAGTTAATTTATTAAAAATGCAATTGCTCATCTGGTTACTTCATACGGAAACAGGTGATATTCAGGAACTTAATTTACGTGGTGCCCAAAAAATGTATTTTCATCAGAAGGTTGAAACTTATGTTCCTTATAAAAATGATGTTCATTACTATCACTATATCAAACAAAATGCACGCCGTATTCAAATTGGAGTGACGAATCATGCACACTTAATGTATTCTTCACCTGATGACACCATCTATCAACTTTTTAATCACTGTATTATTGATGAAGCACATCGCCTGCCTGATTATGCTTTTGAAAAATCAATAAAAGAAGTCGACTATGCGGATATCAAGTATCAACTTGGTTTAATTGGCAAATCTGAAAAGGAAAAATTATTACGCCAATTATACTTCTTAGAAAACACGCGTAAAGCTCAGAAATTAGATATACCTCCGATTGATATATTTAGTATAAAACAAGATGTTGATCAGATTCATGCTGACAATGAATATCTCTTCGATGTGTTATTTGAACAATCACACCAATCAAAGATTTACGAAGATGAAAGCACAAAAACATTTTATGTTTATGAAATTGAGTCACAACACATTAAACAACCTTTAAATCGACTCATTCATCAAATCAATCAAACACTTGAAAACTTTAATAACATGAAGCACATAACAGTTAAAACGATACGTAAACACTTATTATATGTACGTGATTTAATGAAACGTTTTGAAAGCGCCCTTAATCAAGATGAACCATTTTATATTTCATTGAAAAATACTCATCAAAAGTCAACACTTAAAATTCATATTAAAGAAAATAAAATTAAGACGACGTTAACTGAAAAAGTACTTAAGAAATTTGATTCAGTTACATTTGTATCGGGTACGTTGACTTTTAATGGTTCGTTTGACACTTATAAAAAGTGGTTCAATGACGAAAATTTTAAATCGTTCATCATGAAATCATCCAACTCCCAATATTCAAAAGGTCATTTATTTATTCCGACTGATATTGAGCGATACGATTATCAATCTCATGACGATTACGTACAGTCTATCGTTTCTTATATCATTGACTATGCAAATGTCGTGCAAGGGAAGTGCCTTGTTTTATTTACGAGTTATAAAATGTTAAACGAGGTCATGGCTTATTTACAAGACTTGGAATCGCTTGAAGATTATGTCATATTATCACAACAACCTAGCCAAAATGTTAAAATTGTGCAGCAGTTCAATCATTTTGACAAAGCTATCCTGCTTGGAACATCTATGTTTTTTGAAGGATTTGATTATCAAGCGACAGGTATCAAATGTGTCATGATTACTAAATTGCCTTTTATGAGTCAATATCATGCAAAACCTGTGCTACTTAAAGATGAGTTTGACAATATTTTTAAAGATTACATTTTGCCTGAAGCTGTGTCACGATTTAAGCAAGGATTAGGACGACTGTTGCGTAATGAAAATGATGAAGGTATCGTTGTTTCATTTGACAATCGACTGATTCATCAACATTATAGACATTTCTTTAATGATGCAATTGAACCATTTCAACGTTATGAAGGGAATATCAAGCAATTTGATGCATTATTAAATAAATTGAATTCAAAAAAAGACTAA